A single genomic interval of Helianthus annuus cultivar XRQ/B chromosome 13, HanXRQr2.0-SUNRISE, whole genome shotgun sequence harbors:
- the LOC110898460 gene encoding interactor of constitutive active ROPs 3 isoform X1, whose product MQTPKTSTKSSSGSEGGRRVSPRSVSSSSDRTSGQVVRQLKTTRLEPPKTPRTTSPKIVDRASPRSHVTELQKNRLGRISELETQVTQLEDALRTVKDQLIVSESWKKQAKIDAEESRKELLALSLRLEESQKLLDQSSSKEARDEQDDDSAALAAALIEIDQLKVKLITTTESEATKTKQAESAEAEIHTLKENIAETLSKMKEMKNQLEDCKVSESKARALATETLQQLEAAKKNMESLSINSDAYNAVVMELQHSRARVRCLEEIVENMKKTEQCSQTMELTAELKKSKEDIEELKANLMDKETELQCVVEENEDLNAKLGNLIAGVQENELKEEVKGLKSKLTTLENELRKKSDENEKLKLEIKRLTSLESKLLEKYDENENLRLEIHKMKGVMEESKQEVNGLKSKLIIMDTDLCEKSNENETLKLEIKKTDGVMETVKMRSCELEEELRKLKLQMGQWRKAAEVATAMLCDENKDNNGRMVADRAWSMGHYSPRKKMNTTGSPLNMEIDDDNDNDDDDEEFLKRKNGNMLKRIGVLWKKPQNK is encoded by the exons ATGCAGACTCCAAAAACAAG CACAAAGAGCTCTTCTGGATCTGAAGGTGGTAGGAGGGTATCGCCTCGATCGGTGTCGTCTAGCAGTGACCGGACCTCTGGTCAAGTTGTTCGACAACTTAAGACCACCCGGCTTGAACCGCCCAAAACACCGAGAACTACTAGTCCGAAAATAGTTGATCGCGCCTCACCGAGAAGCCACGTTACCGAG ttGCAGAAGAATCGTTTAGGAAGAATTTCTGAACTCGAAACTCAAGTTACTCAACTCGAGGATGCTTTACGGACGGTTAAGGATCAACTAATCGTGTCGGAATCATGGAAAAAACAAGCCAAGATAGATGCCGAAGAGTCGAGAAAGGAGCTTTTAGCCTTGAGTTTACGGCTTGAAGAGTCTCAAAAGCTCTTAGATCAATCATCTTCCAAAGAAGCGCGT gatgaacaagatgatgattcAGCAGCATTGGCAGCTGCATTAATTGAGATTGACCAACTAAAAGTCAAACTTATAACAACAACTGAATCAGAAGCCACAAAAACCAAACAAGCAGAATCAGCAGAAGCCGAGATACATACCTTAAAAGAAAACATCGCCGAAACACTTTCGAAAATGAAGGAGATGAAGAACCAACTTGAAGACTGCAAAGTTTCAGAGTCTAAAGCCCGGGCTTTAGCAACCGAAACATTACAGCAACTCGAAGCTGCAAAAAAGAACATGGAGTCATTAAGTATAAACAGTGATGCATATAATGCAGTGGTTATGGAGTTGCAACACTCGAGAGCGCGTGTACGTTGTTTAGAAGAGATTGTTGAGAATATGAAGAAAACTGAACAATGTAGTCAAACTATGGAGTTGACTGCtgaattgaaaaagtcaaaagAGGATATTGAGGAATTGAAGGCTAATTTGATGGATAAAGAGACTGAATTGCAGTGTGTAGTCGAAGAGAATGAGGATTTGAATGCGAAATTGGGGAATTTGATCGCGGGTGTGCAAGAAAACGAGTTGAAAGAAGAAGTCAAAGGTTTAAAGTCAAAGTTGACTACTTTGGAGAACGAATTACGCAAAAAGTCGGATGAAAATGAGAAGCTTAAACTGGAAATCAAGAGACTGACAAGTCTAGAGAGCAAATTACTCGAAAAGTACGATGAAAATGAGAATCTTAGACTCGAAATCCATAAAATGAAAGGTGTAATGGAGGAGTCAAAACAAGAAGTCAACGGTTTAAAGTCAAAGTTGATTATTATGGACACGGACTTATGTGAAAAGTCGAATGAAAATGAGACGCTTAAATTGGAAATCAAGAAAACGGATGGTGTGATGGAGACGGTGAAGATGAGAAGTTGTGAACTCGAGGAAGAGTTGAGGAAGTTGAAACTGCAGATGGGTCAATGGCGCAAAGCGGCAGAGGTGGCTACCGCTATGCTTTGTGATGAAAACAAGGATAACAATGGTCGGATGGTGGCGGATAGGGCGTGGTCAATGGGCCATTATAGCCCACGGAAAAAGATGAATACTACTGGTTCACCTCTTAATATGGAAatcgatgatgataatgataacGATGATGACGATGAAGAGTTCTTAAAAAGGAAAAATGGTAATATGCTTAAAAGAATTGGAGTGTT
- the LOC110901188 gene encoding uncharacterized protein LOC110901188 yields MAEYCQHMKLLYDQLISLGSTVSENQLVLQILTGLTDQYESISLILQQTLPLPDFYNTRSRLCQVEDRKTAQAKLSAQSAGAALHATTEPTRASLNSRTHTRTDNNFERGRGRGRGCGRGRSSYGRGGRYQQQQNYWPPPPPWYSSRPPMNYWTQWTPPLCPYPSNPSPTNAPSPQPSTSAQGLLGPKPAASSTAQTYATGYSPTDIAQALYNLALHNNDSS; encoded by the coding sequence ATGGCCGAATATTGTCAACACATGAAGCTGCTTTATGATCAACTCATAAGTCTCGGGTCCACCGTCTCCGAAAACCAACTGGTTCTTCAGATTCTCACCGGCTTAACGGATCAGTATGAGAGCATCTCTCTCATACTACAGCAAACACTACCTCTTCCGGATTTTTACAACACTCGGTCGCGTCTATGCCAAGTTGAAGACCGAAAGACTGCACAAGCAAAACTCTCGGCCCAATCAGCCGGCGCTGCTCTTCATGCCACCACAGAACCTACTCGTGCATCTCTTAACAGCCGCACTCACACCCGAACCGACAACAATTTTGAACGGGGACGTGGTCGAGGTCGTGGCTGTGGCCGCGGTCGCTCCTCCTATGGACGCGGCGGACGCTATCAGCAACAGCAAAATTATTGGCCGCCACCACCGCCATGGTACTCATCTCGGCCGCCCATGAACTATTGGACCCAATGGACCCCACCGCTATGTCCCTACCCGTCCAACCCAAGCCCAACTAATGCACCATCACCACAACCTTCAACTTCGGCCCAGGGACTTTTAGGCCCAAAACCAGCAGCTTCTTCTACGGCCCAAACATATGCGACCGGCTATTCTCCAACCGACATAGCCCAAGCTCTCTACAACTTGGCTCTTCACAACAATGACTCATCATGA
- the LOC110898460 gene encoding interactor of constitutive active ROPs 3 isoform X2 produces MQTPKTSTKSSSGSEGGRRVSPRSVSSSSDRTSGQVVRQLKTTRLEPPKTPRTTSPKIVDRASPRSHVTEKNRLGRISELETQVTQLEDALRTVKDQLIVSESWKKQAKIDAEESRKELLALSLRLEESQKLLDQSSSKEARDEQDDDSAALAAALIEIDQLKVKLITTTESEATKTKQAESAEAEIHTLKENIAETLSKMKEMKNQLEDCKVSESKARALATETLQQLEAAKKNMESLSINSDAYNAVVMELQHSRARVRCLEEIVENMKKTEQCSQTMELTAELKKSKEDIEELKANLMDKETELQCVVEENEDLNAKLGNLIAGVQENELKEEVKGLKSKLTTLENELRKKSDENEKLKLEIKRLTSLESKLLEKYDENENLRLEIHKMKGVMEESKQEVNGLKSKLIIMDTDLCEKSNENETLKLEIKKTDGVMETVKMRSCELEEELRKLKLQMGQWRKAAEVATAMLCDENKDNNGRMVADRAWSMGHYSPRKKMNTTGSPLNMEIDDDNDNDDDDEEFLKRKNGNMLKRIGVLWKKPQNK; encoded by the exons ATGCAGACTCCAAAAACAAG CACAAAGAGCTCTTCTGGATCTGAAGGTGGTAGGAGGGTATCGCCTCGATCGGTGTCGTCTAGCAGTGACCGGACCTCTGGTCAAGTTGTTCGACAACTTAAGACCACCCGGCTTGAACCGCCCAAAACACCGAGAACTACTAGTCCGAAAATAGTTGATCGCGCCTCACCGAGAAGCCACGTTACCGAG AAGAATCGTTTAGGAAGAATTTCTGAACTCGAAACTCAAGTTACTCAACTCGAGGATGCTTTACGGACGGTTAAGGATCAACTAATCGTGTCGGAATCATGGAAAAAACAAGCCAAGATAGATGCCGAAGAGTCGAGAAAGGAGCTTTTAGCCTTGAGTTTACGGCTTGAAGAGTCTCAAAAGCTCTTAGATCAATCATCTTCCAAAGAAGCGCGT gatgaacaagatgatgattcAGCAGCATTGGCAGCTGCATTAATTGAGATTGACCAACTAAAAGTCAAACTTATAACAACAACTGAATCAGAAGCCACAAAAACCAAACAAGCAGAATCAGCAGAAGCCGAGATACATACCTTAAAAGAAAACATCGCCGAAACACTTTCGAAAATGAAGGAGATGAAGAACCAACTTGAAGACTGCAAAGTTTCAGAGTCTAAAGCCCGGGCTTTAGCAACCGAAACATTACAGCAACTCGAAGCTGCAAAAAAGAACATGGAGTCATTAAGTATAAACAGTGATGCATATAATGCAGTGGTTATGGAGTTGCAACACTCGAGAGCGCGTGTACGTTGTTTAGAAGAGATTGTTGAGAATATGAAGAAAACTGAACAATGTAGTCAAACTATGGAGTTGACTGCtgaattgaaaaagtcaaaagAGGATATTGAGGAATTGAAGGCTAATTTGATGGATAAAGAGACTGAATTGCAGTGTGTAGTCGAAGAGAATGAGGATTTGAATGCGAAATTGGGGAATTTGATCGCGGGTGTGCAAGAAAACGAGTTGAAAGAAGAAGTCAAAGGTTTAAAGTCAAAGTTGACTACTTTGGAGAACGAATTACGCAAAAAGTCGGATGAAAATGAGAAGCTTAAACTGGAAATCAAGAGACTGACAAGTCTAGAGAGCAAATTACTCGAAAAGTACGATGAAAATGAGAATCTTAGACTCGAAATCCATAAAATGAAAGGTGTAATGGAGGAGTCAAAACAAGAAGTCAACGGTTTAAAGTCAAAGTTGATTATTATGGACACGGACTTATGTGAAAAGTCGAATGAAAATGAGACGCTTAAATTGGAAATCAAGAAAACGGATGGTGTGATGGAGACGGTGAAGATGAGAAGTTGTGAACTCGAGGAAGAGTTGAGGAAGTTGAAACTGCAGATGGGTCAATGGCGCAAAGCGGCAGAGGTGGCTACCGCTATGCTTTGTGATGAAAACAAGGATAACAATGGTCGGATGGTGGCGGATAGGGCGTGGTCAATGGGCCATTATAGCCCACGGAAAAAGATGAATACTACTGGTTCACCTCTTAATATGGAAatcgatgatgataatgataacGATGATGACGATGAAGAGTTCTTAAAAAGGAAAAATGGTAATATGCTTAAAAGAATTGGAGTGTT
- the LOC110901189 gene encoding uncharacterized mitochondrial protein AtMg00810-like codes for MGSLTTEFAMKDLGPLCYFLGITVTRTGNNMFLSQHSYALDIVNRAGMSTCNPVATPVDTKPKLSARSSVPFEDPTSYRSLAGALQYPTFTRTVISYAVQQICIHMHNPSIEHWQALKRIIRYVRDTAEYGLTLSPCPSISLRAYTDADWAGCPDTRRSTSGYCVYMGQNLFSWSSKRQSTISRSSAEAEYRAVANVVAEVCWLRNLLLELHRPLSTVTLVYCDNISAIYLSSNPVQHQRTKHIELDIHFVREHVQRGTIRILHTPTRLQIVDIFTKGLPRVLFEDFRSSLNIRPPLASTAGV; via the coding sequence ATGGGCAGCCTCACGACTGAGTTTGCAATGAAAGATCTGGGACCTCTCTGCTATTTTTTGGGCATTACGGTTACTCGCACAGGAAACAACATGTTTTTATCACAACACTCTTATGCCTTGGATATTGTCAACCGTGCGGGTATGTCTACGTGTAATCCAGTCGCCACCCCTGTTGATACTAAACCAAAACTTAGTGCTCGATCTAGCGTCCCGTTTGAGGACCCCACTTCATATCGCAGTCTTGCGGGAGCACTACAGTACCCCACGTTCACTAGGACCGTTATCAGTTATGCCGTTCAACAAATATGTATTCATATGCATAATCCTAGCATCGAGCACTGGCAAGCCTTGAAACGTATTATTCGTTATGTACGCGACACGGCAGAATATGGACTTACTCTATCTCCATGTCCTTCTATCTCTCTACGGGCTTATACAGATGCAGATTGGGCGGGGTGTCCGGATACCCGTCGCTCAACCTCCGGATATTGTGTTTACATGGGACAAAATCTATTTTCTTGGTCTTCAAAACGTCAGTCTACCATCTCTCGCTCCAGTGCCGAAGCGGAATACCGAGCGGTTGCCAATGTCGTTGCTGAAGTTTGTTGGCTTCGTAACCTCCTTCTCGAGTTACATCGACCGCTCTCCACAGTCACTTTAGTATATTGTGACAACATCAGTGCCATCTACCTATCTAGTAATCCGGTTCAGCATCAACGCACGAAGCACATCGAACTGGACATTCATTTTGTGCGTGAACATGTTCAACGTGGTACCATCCGGATACTTCACACTCCTACTCGTTTGCAGATTGTTGACATCTTCACCAAAGGCTTACCTCGAGTATTATTCGAAGATTTTCGCTCCAGTCTCAACATTCGCCCACCTCttgcttcgactgcgggggtgtaa